CCAGAACGTCGTCTTCGAAGGATGCGAAATCTGGGTGCCGGAGATGACCGCCGACACCTTCGGCGTCGTCGATCTGCTCGCGCCGCGCTTTTGCGACGAGCCGCTCGCGGCAGACAACTGGTCGCGCGCCATCCGCGACGAGCTTCTCTACATCGAGGCGAATCCGGCGTTCACGCACACCTTCGGCGACGGCCATGTTTTCGACTGCGGACGCGTTCGCCTTCGTGCGATTCACGCGCCGGGGCACCTCGACGATCACTTCGTCTTTTTCGAGGAGAACTCGGGGCTCGCCCTCACCGTGGATATCGACCTGACGAAGTTCGGACCTTGGTATGGAAACCCGGAGTCGGACATCCCCAGGTTTCGCGCTTCCGTCGAGGCGGTGCGCGACCTGCGTCCGCGCGTGGTGGCTTCGGCGCATCGCATGCCGATCCGCGACGGAATCGACGCGGAGCTCGCCGCCTACGCGCGGCGCTTCGACGAAAACGGCGAGCGAATTCTCGCGCTGCTCGATCACCCGGCGACGATGGCGCAGCTTGTCGAGACCAAGCCATTCTACCGGACGCACCCGCATCGGCAAACACTGCTGCGTTTCTTCGAAAAGCAGATGATCGGCAAACACTTGCGGATTTTCGAGGAGGAGGGACGGGTGATCGAACGCGACGGCGTCTACGAACGGGTCTAGTCGTCGCGGTCGGCGCGGTGCCACGTTTTCGGCGGTCGGATGCGCGCCGAAATCGCCAGCAACACTTTCCAGACCACGAAGAACGGCGCGAGTGCGAGGCCGCGAATCACCGCCGAGCGCGGACGTGTCTTAACAACACCCACAAACGTTGCGACCGCGATCATGAGCAACCCCACGCAGGATGCGAGCCAGACCCACGGCAGCACGAAGCGGCATGCGCCGAGCGCCAGCGCGATGAGCGCCGCGGCGTTGATAGCGTAACCGGGGAGCACAACATCCATCGTGAGTTCCCACAACGACCACGAGCGCTCGCGAATCGCCTTGCGTCGCGCGTATCTGCCCAGCGTCTTCGCGACCTGCGCCTGGCCGCCGCTCCACCGCTTGCGCTGTCCGGCCGCCTTGGCGAATGACGACGCCTTCTCGGAACGCACCGCGACGGAATCGACGAACCGGGGATAGACACCGAGAATG
This genomic stretch from Deltaproteobacteria bacterium harbors:
- a CDS encoding MBL fold metallo-hydrolase; the protein is MQDVLVPLGDAIFLIVGPFHGKFPDSFSFLIDTDPVTIVDTGFSPEVATWLRDTYRPARVINTHSHIDHCRQNVVFEGCEIWVPEMTADTFGVVDLLAPRFCDEPLAADNWSRAIRDELLYIEANPAFTHTFGDGHVFDCGRVRLRAIHAPGHLDDHFVFFEENSGLALTVDIDLTKFGPWYGNPESDIPRFRASVEAVRDLRPRVVASAHRMPIRDGIDAELAAYARRFDENGERILALLDHPATMAQLVETKPFYRTHPHRQTLLRFFEKQMIGKHLRIFEEEGRVIERDGVYERV